Proteins found in one Saccharopolyspora phatthalungensis genomic segment:
- a CDS encoding endoribonuclease L-PSP, which produces MPLFTAGAARAAEKLGVTLLPPLTGIGVAALAEPDILVEIEATAVIE; this is translated from the coding sequence ATGCCCCTGTTCACGGCGGGGGCCGCCCGGGCCGCCGAAAAGCTGGGCGTCACCCTGCTGCCCCCGCTGACCGGGATCGGCGTCGCCGCACTGGCCGAGCCCGACATTCTGGTCGAGATCGAGGCCACCGCGGTCATCGAGTAA